The nucleotide sequence TATAATGTAATAGGTATAGATAATTTATATAATTCATATAAAGATGTCTTATTAAAAATAGAGAAGATTACGAAAAAAAGTATCAAGTTTTATGAAGGGGATATTTTAGATTATACTCTTTTAAAAAAAATATTTAAGGAAAATAGAATAGATTGTGTTATACATTTTGCAGCACTTAAGGCTGTAGGAGAGTCTGTTGAAAAACCTATGGAATATTATTATAATAATGTTTCGGGAACTTTAAACGTTTTAAATTGCATGAAAGAATTTGATTGTAAGAATTTTATTTATTCATCTTCTGCAACTGTGTATGATAAGGATAATTCTATTCCTTATTTAGAGAATTATAAAAAATCTGCAACAAGTCCTTATGGATATACAAAAATTATGATTGAACAAGTATTAAATGATATTTATGTAGCCGATAACGATTTTAGTTGTGTTATGCTTAGGTATTTTAATCCAATTGGAGCTCATAAGAGTGCTTTAATAGGAGAAAATCCAAAAGGTATACCAAATAATTTGATGCCTTATATATGCGATGTTGCGATGTCTAAGAGGAAATTTTTGAATGTATTTGGAAATGATTATGATACTATAGATGGAACAGGTGTTCGTGATTATGTTCATGTTGTTGATGTAGCTAAGGGTCATGTGGAAGCTATGAAATATGTTTTAGTATCGAGAGGGAACATAGGCATTAATTTGGGTACAGGAAAGGGAACAAGTGTTCTTGAGCTTGTTAAGTGTTTTGAAAAAGTTAGTGGTAAGAAAATAAATTTTAAAATATGCCCAAGGAGAGATGGTGATATTGGAGAATTTTATGCAGATACAAATAAGGCTAAGGAAATTTTAGGGTGGGAATCTAAATTTGATATAGAGGATATGTGTTTAGATTCATGGAATTATATTAGATTTAATACTTAGTTTAGATATGATTTTATAATTAAGTTAAAACTATTTTAGAGGAGGAAAAAATTGGATAATATAAATAAAAAGAAGGAATTTATTATTAAATTTATATATTTTTTAATAATATTAGGTATTATATTTTTCATATTTAAATATGCTCTACCACTATTATCTCCATTTATTTTTGCATTTTTAATTTCTATGGCTCTAAAAAGGCCAGTTGATTATATATCAACTAAGTTTAAAATAAATAGGAAAATTATCGGTGTCATAATGTTATTATTTGTATATATATTCATTTGTATAATATTAATATTTTTTGGAACTAAAATATTTCAGTATATTGGAGGTATTTTCCAAAAATTACCTGATATATATACGTTTAACGTAGAGCCTGCACTGAATATTATCATATATAAAATACAAGATATAATACCTGATATAGCTAATTTCATTAATTTAGAGGATATAAATAAATATATAATGAATATTGTTAATTTAATCTCTTTATCAGCGGTTGATGCAATTACATCTATTGCAACCAAGATACCATCTTTTTTGGTAAAATTTATTTTTGCAATAATCTCATCGTTTTTATTTACTTTAGATTATTATAGATTTACTGGATTTGTAATGAGGCAATTCCCAGAGCGTATACAGCATATAATTTTAAATATAAAAAGAAATATTTTTGGTACTATATTTAGACTTATAAAGGCTTATTCTATATTATTGACGTTAACATTTATTGAGCTTAGTATAGGGCTTATTATTTTTAATATACCAAATGCTATATTACTTGCAATTGTCATAGCGATTTTAGATATTTTACCGGCGATCGGAGTTGGAGGTATACTTATACCTTGGGCTGTAATTGAATTGATGAAAGGAAATTATAATTTAGCAATAGGATTAATTGTTATTTATGCAATTATTACAATAATTAGATATATATTAGAGCCTAAAATTGTCGGCAACCAAATAGGACTTAATCCAATTGTTACTATTATAAGTATGTTTCTCGGAGCACAATTGCTTGGATTTTTAGGTATATTTATTCTTCCTATAATTGTAACGATTATAAAATATTTAAATGACACTGGAACAATTAAAGTATTTAAGTAACTTTATTAATTTTAATTTTTATTAGGGGTGGTTAGTTTTGAATAAGGATGATTCTTTGCTATTTAAGATTTTCAATTTTAAAAAAACATGCACAAATGTTGATGGATTAATTGGGAAAACGGCATTAGTTACTAAAGACATTGATAATATTCAATCGACCGGAGAAGTACGTATTAATTATGATTATTGGGGAGCCATAAATTATGATGGAGATAAAATTATAACTAAAGGAACTAAAGTTGAAATTTTAAATATAAAGGGAGTTAAACTTATAGTAAGAGAAATTAAATAAGAAGGGGTTTTAAGAAGTGGCTTTAATGGTTACTATTTTATTATTCATCGTTGTAGTAGCACTAATTTTTGGATGTGCGGTGGTAGTACCGCAGGCCTATATTTATGTAATTGAAAGATTTGGAGCATATTATAAAACTTTTGAGGTAGGTATACATTTTAGGATACCATTTATAGATAATATAGCTAAAAAAATATCAATTAAAGAGCAGGTAATAGATTTTGATCCTCAACCTGTGATAACTAAAGATAATGTAACTATGATGATTGATACTGTGGTATTTTATCAAGTTACTGACCCTAAACTTTATGTATATGGAGTGGAGCATCCTATTTTAGCAATAGAAAATTTATCTGTAACGACACTTAGGAATATAATAGGAGATCTCGAATTAGATGAAACTTTAACATCTAGAGATATTGTTAATGGTAAGATGAGATCTATATTAGATCAAGCAACGGATTCTTGGGGAATAAAGATAAATAGAGTTGAGCTTAAAAATATAATACCACCACAAGAAATACAAGATTCTATGGAAAAACAGATGAAGGCGGAACGTGAAAGAAGAGAGCTTATACTTAGAGCGGAAGGAGAAAAGAAGTCTGCAATACTAAGAGCGGAGGGAGAAAAGGATGCTGACATTCTTAGGGCAGAGGGAAAAAAACAAGCTGCAATAAAGGAAGCAGAAGGTAAAGCAGAATCGATATTACGGATTCAAAAGTCACTTGCAGAGAGTATAAAATATATGAATGAAGCAAATCCAAGCGATAAGGTATTATCACTTAAAGCATTAGAATCATTAGAAAAAGTTGCAGATGGAAAGGCAACAAAGATAATAATACCTTCAGAGATTCAGAATATAGCTTCACTTACAACTTCTTTAGCAGAAATCTATAATTCGACAAAGGAATAATAAAGTGTATTAAGTGTCAGCCTATAATTTTTATAGGTTGATATTTTTTTTGTAAAGTATTATATTTAGAGATATATTTGGAAATGAGGAATTATATTGGACGATTTAAGAAATATTTTAAACGGAATAATTTTAGGTATATCTAATATTATTCCTGGGGTTTCTGCGGGAACTATGTTAGTTATTTTAGGTATATATGATAAATTAATAAAATCTATATCGGGTATATTTAAAAATTTTAAGAAGAACTTTAGGTTTTTGTTTTTCATAGGACTTGGAATGTTATTGGGTGTATTGCTTTTCAGTAATATTATATCTTATCTTTTAAGTAGATACCCTTGGCAGATGAATTATTTATTCATAGGACTTATTTTAGGCACGTTTGGTATTTTATTTAAGGCAGTCAAACAGTTTAATCCAAATAAATCAACTTATATATTTTTTATAATAACTTTTTTGATTTTAGTGAGTATTAGGTTCGTTAAAGTACCTGAATATAGTCAAAATATTATAACTAATTTGAGCTTTGAAAATATCATTATAATTTTTATTAGCGGATTTATGGCATCGAGTGCAATGATAATTCCAGGATTAAGTGGATCGTTTATTTTAATAGTTTTTGGCATGTATAATTCTGTTATAAAAGCTGTATCTGATCTTAATATTTTGATATTAATTCCATTTGGTATTGGAGTAGTATTAGGATTTTTATTTATGATTAGAGTAGTTGAGTATCTTTTGAGGGTTTTTGAAGTTCAAACATATATGGCTATACTTGGTTTTGTTGTGGGATCACTTATATTAATTTTTCCAGGATTCGAATTTTCGGTTGTAGGGTTAACGTGTATAGCATCTTTAATTGTTGGATTTTTAATATCTTATTTTATATGTAAGATTGATAAAGGTAAGGAGCATGCAAAATAATTATATAAATGAATTTATTTTAAAAATTTAAAAAGACTACGTCAATTAGAGGCGTAGTCTTTTTTCTTTGAAGGATTTTAAAATTATAAATGATAATATTAGGCTTATCCCTACTAGTATAAAGGGCAGTTTAAACCATACGTTGAACAATAATCCGGAGAGAATTGAACCTAAAAATGATCCTATTGCTTTGAATCCATTTTGGAGTCCCAAGAGCTCGCTATGATTTTGATTTGAATTTTCGAGTAAAACTGATTGTATGGTAGGGGTTATTAGAGTTTGCGTTGCTATGAATATTAAAAGAAATATGGAGGTTATATATTGATTTTTTGTAAGCATTGAGATTATTATGCTTGATCCACATAATAATATTGCAAACATATATATTGATTTTGAGTTAAATTTTTTTACAATAATAGGGATTATTAATAAATTTGTAATTATAGTAAATGCACCTGTTGATCCAAGTATAAGTCCGTTTATGCTTGTTGGTAGATTTAAAACATCCTCAACGTAATAACTGATTGTAGATAAGTATCCTTGAATGGATAAGAAGGTTAAAATCATTATAATTAGTATTAAGTATGTGAATTTATTTGATTTTTTGATTTCTTTTAAGTATTTAAAGTTTAAGATTTTAAATTTAAATTTCAAATCATTATTTTTTATAGTATTGTCTTTAAAGAATATGATTATAAGAATTATAGAGAATACACATATTATTATTTGAACAATGAAAGTTAATCTATAGTTGGTTACACCTAAATTTCCACCAATTAAGGATCCGATTATCATACCTAAACTATTGGAAGC is from Candidatus Arthromitus sp. SFB-rat-Yit and encodes:
- a CDS encoding MFS transporter, which gives rise to MDKYNKQFVKISILNLIIYIALNMAHPVTPKLINENYLPTFYFGLLTGCFNLSTFITSPTFGVICNIYGKKIPMIISLIGYTIGQIVFGFFPNSINVLIARIISGIFIAGYFVSSMSYVSSITPNDLKLKRFSYFNASNSLGMIIGSLIGGNLGVTNYRLTFIVQIIICVFSIILIIIFFKDNTIKNNDLKFKFKILNFKYLKEIKKSNKFTYLILIIMILTFLSIQGYLSTISYYVEDVLNLPTSINGLILGSTGAFTIITNLLIIPIIVKKFNSKSIYMFAILLCGSSIIISMLTKNQYITSIFLLIFIATQTLITPTIQSVLLENSNQNHSELLGLQNGFKAIGSFLGSILSGLLFNVWFKLPFILVGISLILSFIILKSFKEKRLRL
- a CDS encoding NfeD family protein, which produces MNKDDSLLFKIFNFKKTCTNVDGLIGKTALVTKDIDNIQSTGEVRINYDYWGAINYDGDKIITKGTKVEILNIKGVKLIVREIK
- a CDS encoding DUF368 domain-containing protein; translated protein: MDDLRNILNGIILGISNIIPGVSAGTMLVILGIYDKLIKSISGIFKNFKKNFRFLFFIGLGMLLGVLLFSNIISYLLSRYPWQMNYLFIGLILGTFGILFKAVKQFNPNKSTYIFFIITFLILVSIRFVKVPEYSQNIITNLSFENIIIIFISGFMASSAMIIPGLSGSFILIVFGMYNSVIKAVSDLNILILIPFGIGVVLGFLFMIRVVEYLLRVFEVQTYMAILGFVVGSLILIFPGFEFSVVGLTCIASLIVGFLISYFICKIDKGKEHAK
- the galE gene encoding UDP-glucose 4-epimerase GalE produces the protein MKNILVTGATGFIGSHTSVELLENGYNVIGIDNLYNSYKDVLLKIEKITKKSIKFYEGDILDYTLLKKIFKENRIDCVIHFAALKAVGESVEKPMEYYYNNVSGTLNVLNCMKEFDCKNFIYSSSATVYDKDNSIPYLENYKKSATSPYGYTKIMIEQVLNDIYVADNDFSCVMLRYFNPIGAHKSALIGENPKGIPNNLMPYICDVAMSKRKFLNVFGNDYDTIDGTGVRDYVHVVDVAKGHVEAMKYVLVSRGNIGINLGTGKGTSVLELVKCFEKVSGKKINFKICPRRDGDIGEFYADTNKAKEILGWESKFDIEDMCLDSWNYIRFNT
- a CDS encoding SPFH domain-containing protein, translated to MVTILLFIVVVALIFGCAVVVPQAYIYVIERFGAYYKTFEVGIHFRIPFIDNIAKKISIKEQVIDFDPQPVITKDNVTMMIDTVVFYQVTDPKLYVYGVEHPILAIENLSVTTLRNIIGDLELDETLTSRDIVNGKMRSILDQATDSWGIKINRVELKNIIPPQEIQDSMEKQMKAERERRELILRAEGEKKSAILRAEGEKDADILRAEGKKQAAIKEAEGKAESILRIQKSLAESIKYMNEANPSDKVLSLKALESLEKVADGKATKIIIPSEIQNIASLTTSLAEIYNSTKE
- the ytvI gene encoding sporulation integral membrane protein YtvI; this translates as MDNINKKKEFIIKFIYFLIILGIIFFIFKYALPLLSPFIFAFLISMALKRPVDYISTKFKINRKIIGVIMLLFVYIFICIILIFFGTKIFQYIGGIFQKLPDIYTFNVEPALNIIIYKIQDIIPDIANFINLEDINKYIMNIVNLISLSAVDAITSIATKIPSFLVKFIFAIISSFLFTLDYYRFTGFVMRQFPERIQHIILNIKRNIFGTIFRLIKAYSILLTLTFIELSIGLIIFNIPNAILLAIVIAILDILPAIGVGGILIPWAVIELMKGNYNLAIGLIVIYAIITIIRYILEPKIVGNQIGLNPIVTIISMFLGAQLLGFLGIFILPIIVTIIKYLNDTGTIKVFK